The genomic DNA TAAGCACCGAGCATTATAAAGTGTATCCCGCCTGCGTTGAATGAATAAAACAATGTAGATGATGATCCACTCTCGTTGGAGGGGAATGCAAATCGCGAACTATAAGAAGCAAATGTTTGATTCCCAGCCTGTTCTTCGATCTCATGGTTCCCTTCTACCACCATCATTGGAACTTTAGACACTAGCGACTGCATAAACCTGATAACAAACATACCATAATTTTGTAATTAGGTACGTTGTGCGAAAAATGACCAGGTGCTTCCTCATCAAAATAAAGCACAGAAAAACTCACCTTCCCCAGTAATCCCAACGAGGCTGATAAGtttcttgaataaaagtttGCGAGAATGAGCAAGAGTAGCAATCAGACACAGTTCCATTTGTAAGGTACAAGTTAGCATAACTAACGTCCCCAACCAATAACATAAGATCAGGTCCGTTAGCCAACAAGTGATCGACCGTTGATGTAGTATTGTGTGTAAGGCCAAGGTCCCCAACCACAGCTATTCTTCTGGGGTAACTCTTGGGACCGGATACTGGCATAGTCTTGAAATAAGATACTTTGCTCATATCTGCAATGCTAGGATCTCCACATTGATACTGATACAAAGTGTTGGGTCTCAATCCTGCACAAACCCGTTAAAATTTAGAGAATTGCATACAAAATCATACATCCGTAAGTCCAAACAAAAGCAAATTCAGACGAGCGTTCGTGAACATAAATGCACGCGTATCATTTGAtgattttgttaatttgatTTCGAAATCATGAATCTTAATTCATACGGAATAAAGTTAAACGATAAACAATGGATACAACTATATGTTAAGGAGCAGATCATgaaacaatttcatattttaggatacaaattattcataaaGGGATTCAAGACTGATACGTACCTGTGAGACGAACATGGTGTATAATTCCGGAAGTGTAGTTTTGGAGACCTTCAAACGGATACAGCTGATTGTAAATAAGGGAATACCCCGTTGATTGGTTATCCATAGGGAATCCGTACCTTCCATATGTAACAATACTTGAAACATTATTCGGATCCAACGGTTTTATATTGTCTCCAATTTGAAATTCCCCTGCAAATTCGATCATGAGATAGACTGAGAGTCTTCAATTCATCATGCACTTAGTTTTCCGCCAAGTCTTCCGTTACTACATAACTCAATAGTTTTGGTTTACAACAATAAAATGCTCAAGTCCACCCCAAAACATGCCCATCCAAAGACCAAAAGAAGTAACATTTCCATGCATAAACTGGCATCAGTCAATTGAATTCTAACAGTAATTATGATTTCTGTGCAACCAAACATTTATCAATGCCCCAAATAGGAGACAGttaaaagattttatttttcttgaaagGACGATATTCTTCTTATAATCTAACATAAACTACGAAAAGAGGTGTTCAAACTCGCATGCATGGGTGGAAGTACATTCACTCTGACCAACATGAcaacgacacgaaattaacataTCCTCGTAACAATCTCACTAAAATGTGAAAACCAAATATAAAACTCATTTGTTAGATTAAAAACTCTCAATCTGCATAAGAACTTGGAAACAACATATCCAACCGAAAGTACAagcaaagaaagcaaaagaacataaacttgagagagagagagagagagagagagagagacctgtaATCCAAGATATCCAGACAGAGTCATgggttgtagagagagagacagagatttGTTCAGGCTCGAAACCCTTGACGATTCTTCGAACTCGAGGATCAGTGTCCGGCAAGTCAACGGCATTGCCTCTAAAGCTGTCGTCGAGAGGAACAGTGACAGGCTTAAAGGGTCCTTCGAGGGTTGTCGGTATTCCTCCATTGACAAACGTGAAGCTCACGGGACTCACAGTCAGCACAAGCAGCAGATTAAAGGTTGCAACTTTGGGCGgtggaaacaaaaacaaacccatctatttttactattattattGTTTGAATTAAACAGAAACGAAACTCAAATATAAATAGAAGAACTGGAGTTAGGCTGATCAAAACTTTAACATGTGTTCAATCGTGATTGGTCGTAAGCAGAAGCTGCTGATCTGTTAAGCAACGAAGTTCTATCTTAAATAGAAATAGAAATCCAACACGCcttccaaaaaaaacaaaaaaagaaacccaACAAAATTATTGAAGGCTCGTTGTAAAATCCTCTGTTGAAGCTAAAAGTCAAAcagacaaggacaaagaaaatatGGCcggttttgatttgttttttgaaatcAAACGATGTATCTAATTCTAAACTctaaggagggagagagagcctTCAAATTCTTAGTTACTACGGATGAAAATAAACGTTTTATTCAACAGAACAATCAAACATTTGCGATCAGATTCAATGAAATGAAGATGATGACGGGTTTGGAGTTTCTTTTCAAGAAACTAATAATTTTGTCGCAAGCagttaatttatatttaacaaTTTTGTCAGTTTCAAGCCGAGGCTTCTTTTGTTTCTCTATGAACACATGTGCTATATAGTTGTTAATGCTTGCTTGATTTATGGTAACTAATTAGTCACGGGATATCAAATCCGAATTGTTATGTATGCATTGGATTGAGAATACTTTCCatttacatttatgtttttaattttttttaaatttcatatgaACTTATACACTTTTATtatcatataaactaaaattttaagatatttgtcacatcaaatttttaaaattattaatttgtcattTCATACTAAGGGGTGTAGTTAAATTAGGATTTGATatgattttaatagattttaaaATCCAAATGTTGTCGATCAGTATTTTAAAAGAGGATTTTTAAAGGAGTTTGAAATCATAGggtagtcaaattaggattttaaaggattttaaagaatacaTCTAAATCCATGAGTAGTCAATTACGTTTTAAAAAAATGCATCAAATTCTAGGTGTAGTGAGAATACCAAAGATTTATTAGGATTTTAATGAATGAtagatttggatggatttgAGGATGGGTGGTATAAATATTATATGCCATCAAGAATCCAACTCTAACCCCTCTGATTTCTTTTCACGTTATAGAAGAGGAACATTCTTCCTCTCTCAGACAGATGAAGAACAGTCTTCCTCCATTCCTCAaggtattttttttctcttccgaATTTGTATAAGGActctttattattttcatgATGTTTATATATAGTTGGTCTTAACATATAGGCACGGTACGTATTTGTACTCAGTCTTGCCAGTAATCTCAAAAAAAACCCCCATCTTTCCCTTTCATGTGTTTAGTTTTGttgttataattttgttttatcaGGCCGACTGGATGTGATTCCAATCTCCAAACTTCCCCCACCAACCCATAAGGTCTgctctctatttctttgttgctattttgtttttttgcttttttttttttttttgttattattttatttattacaaTATTTTTTGGAATAAAGATGAATTGAATCGGACGTGGAGCAATTCCCGAGCTCCACCGATTGCTCCCTTACTTCCCTCATTGTGTTTAGTTCTTAATCTGTATTTAGTTCTCCATTGTCACTAGCTTCACTGGTGAATTATATTCCTCTAATTCATTAACTGAATGTGTGAACCTTAGACCGCGAAGTAAACTTTCTgctatttgaattttattaagATTCAAGCTTTCTCTGTACTTGCTCTTCTTTCACTTGATTTTGGCTTCATTTCGTTTTCACTCTATATTATTTCCTGTTCTTGTTCTTCTGCACGAAGTACAAACTTCTTTatgattttgtttatttggttgGTTAGTTTATATATAATGTCTCAATCAAGCATGGAATcggaagaagatgaggaagaaatggaaatggatgaagaggaggaagaaatggAAGTGGAGCAAATGGTGGAAGAGGAGTGTAGATCGGACGAATTTCTTGTTGAACCAGATGATGAATCTTCTTAGTCTCAACCATTGTCAGTTTCAAAAGGGGATCTTGACCAAGATTTTCAAACACAAGAACAACAACGAAATATTGCTAATGAATGGAGATATAACATAGATTTGGACATGTGGAGAGATATCCAGAATGATAACAATGTGAATGGAGGATAATGAGTCGTTAATAATGCTAGTGTTTTGATTTTTAGGAGCACCATATGAAGGCCAGGGAGCAAAATGCATGTTAAAAGCAACATTATTATCTTGTTTATTTTGAAACCATCTATTATCttcttaaattttgatttatatGTGTTTTATGTACTTGTATTAGCTTTGACTATAAGATATGTAATTGAAATCATCTATCTTTGTTTTGGTtagttaattttcttttaaaaatttacAATTCAAATGAGAAAGGGAAACACATAATAAATCCTAAGGATCCATTTTATGTTATCAGATTCAACTAACAAATCCTAAGAAATCCATGAAAGAAATCCATAGAAATCCATATAAATATGTCAAAATCCATATAGAATTGTAAAATCCTTTGAAATATGTCACTTAAAAAAAGTCTATTAAGTATTTCATCAAAAATAAGTAATGTGCAAATGCACATGACTTGGTTTCAAGGTTATTTCAAACCTGTTAACTCGCACCATGCCCCTTCGAGATTATTTTGGACATTTCAACTCTGTTATTAAAAAACGCGATGGACCGCATTGAATTCTCAAAGCTTGCAATTAGTTAAACTCTATGTTAGTAAGCTAATGTACTTTTTTAGTAGTTAGGTATAAAGTTTTTGAAACGAAcatgatgtttttttttctttagccAAATTTTAGGTTTGTACCAAAGAGAAGTAGAGAACTTGTAAAAAGGATGTCAAATGTCTGATGCCAAATTATTCATCCACCTCAtagtgtaaatatattattgtataaaaattaaaaaaaaatgtaaaaatggtCAAAAGTCCTAAATAATCATGAGCACAAGTTATGTGCAATGCACGTGAttattttggatggaaaatTTAGCTGAGTTAGCGTGAGATAACAAATCAacgattttgaaaattttgatatgaCAAGTCGGTAAAATTTTTAGTACATAtgactaattaaaaaaaagtgtaaaagttcatatgacatttcaaaatatttatgtttaattttatttactttttaaccTTTAATAGGTGCGGTGAAACTGACAAAATGACCCCAAGATTTACTCATGAATCATGAATGccaaaagcccaaaacggaagaaaatccaaattcaaccaaaaaaaatctcaaaagccCAACATCACTAATGTAAAATCATCACAAATTATTCAAGCTCCTCAAGATGTGTTCAATTAGCTCAATTCCTTCTTGTCAATATAAGACTCGCATTCAAGCAAAGAGAACATTCAGAAAAGAAGCAAGTTCGAGCCCTTGAAATTAGATAACCTCTTTGGCAAACCATACACAAAATACTCAGCTTTTCATGTTGCTAGTTCAAGCTCTTTGAGAATTATCAAACACAAAACGCGCGTCGATTCTTTCCCTACCAAACTTGAATGTGA from Pyrus communis chromosome 17, drPyrComm1.1, whole genome shotgun sequence includes the following:
- the LOC137722641 gene encoding purple acid phosphatase 15-like isoform X1; the protein is MGLFLFPPPKVATFNLLLVLTVSPVSFTFVNGGIPTTLEGPFKPVTVPLDDSFRGNAVDLPDTDPRVRRIVKGFEPEQISVSLSTTHDSVWISWITGEFQIGDNIKPLDPNNVSSIVTYGRYGFPMDNQSTGYSLIYNQLYPFEGLQNYTSGIIHHVRLTGLRPNTLYQYQCGDPSIADMSKVSYFKTMPVSGPKSYPRRIAVVGDLGLTHNTTSTVDHLLANGPDLMLLVGDVSYANLYLTNGTVSDCYSCSFSQTFIQETYQPRWDYWGRFMQSLVSKVPMMVVEGNHEIEEQAGNQTFASYSSRFAFPSNESGSSSTLFYSFNAGGIHFIMLGAYTAYHKSDDQYKWLEKDLAKVDRNVTPWLVAAWHPPWYSTYKAHYREEECMKVEMEDILYKYGVDIVFNGHVHAYERSNRVYNYTLDPCGPVYITVGDGGNREKMAIAHADEPGNCPEPSTTADKFMGGFCAFNFTKGPAAGKFCWDKQPEYSAYRESSFGHGILEVKNETYALWTWHRNQDMYSTSADVIYIVRQPDRCPVTDNGA
- the LOC137722641 gene encoding purple acid phosphatase 15-like isoform X2 yields the protein MIEFAGEFQIGDNIKPLDPNNVSSIVTYGRYGFPMDNQSTGYSLIYNQLYPFEGLQNYTSGIIHHVRLTGLRPNTLYQYQCGDPSIADMSKVSYFKTMPVSGPKSYPRRIAVVGDLGLTHNTTSTVDHLLANGPDLMLLVGDVSYANLYLTNGTVSDCYSCSFSQTFIQETYQPRWDYWGRFMQSLVSKVPMMVVEGNHEIEEQAGNQTFASYSSRFAFPSNESGSSSTLFYSFNAGGIHFIMLGAYTAYHKSDDQYKWLEKDLAKVDRNVTPWLVAAWHPPWYSTYKAHYREEECMKVEMEDILYKYGVDIVFNGHVHAYERSNRVYNYTLDPCGPVYITVGDGGNREKMAIAHADEPGNCPEPSTTADKFMGGFCAFNFTKGPAAGKFCWDKQPEYSAYRESSFGHGILEVKNETYALWTWHRNQDMYSTSADVIYIVRQPDRCPVTDNGA